From one Bacteroidales bacterium genomic stretch:
- a CDS encoding helix-turn-helix domain-containing protein, which yields MPLEETLEDIKNDLKKLLNNNDNDKLPAWLPELLLTPGQLADVLKISSQEVRRKIKTGKIKSVSHGPKEFELRVKYKDFIDYLKTLNNTDV from the coding sequence ATGCCATTAGAAGAAACACTTGAAGATATTAAGAATGATTTAAAAAAGTTACTTAACAATAACGATAATGATAAACTACCTGCATGGTTACCTGAATTATTATTAACACCAGGTCAGCTTGCAGATGTTTTAAAAATTTCGTCTCAGGAAGTAAGACGTAAAATTAAAACAGGAAAGATAAAATCCGTTTCTCACGGGCCAAAAGAATTTGAGTTACGTGTTAAGTACAAAGATTTTATTGATTATTTAAAAACTTTAAACAATACAGATGTTTGA
- a CDS encoding single-stranded DNA-binding protein — MLKLQVIGNLGSDAKVNEVNGRKAINFNIAENRNYKDKEGIKHEVTTWLNCTMWKDNNQSVEIVKYLKKGTKVYIEGLPAVQTYVNKEKKTIGMFGLNVRNIELLSKKTEEESTFEKPSEKVNKSDISEEALPSNDGMPF, encoded by the coding sequence ATGTTAAAATTACAAGTAATTGGCAATCTTGGTTCAGATGCTAAGGTTAACGAAGTAAACGGACGTAAAGCAATTAATTTTAATATTGCTGAAAACCGTAATTATAAAGACAAGGAAGGAATTAAACATGAAGTTACAACATGGTTAAATTGTACAATGTGGAAAGATAATAACCAGAGTGTTGAAATTGTCAAGTATTTAAAAAAGGGTACAAAGGTTTATATTGAAGGTTTGCCTGCAGTACAAACTTATGTGAATAAAGAAAAGAAAACAATTGGCATGTTTGGTTTGAATGTTAGAAACATTGAGTTGTTAAGTAAAAAAACCGAAGAAGAAAGTACATTTGAAAAACCATCAGAGAAAGTAAATAAAAGTGATATTTCAGAAGAAGCACTTCCTTCTAATGACGGTATGCCGTTTTAA
- a CDS encoding tail fiber domain-containing protein produces the protein MKKLLFIVISLLVNICLFAQAPQSFNYQTIIRNSSGEIIANQNVSMQISILLGSADASAVYTETHLDTTNQFGLINLKIGEGTTTNDFSAIDWANTLTFIKIELDINGGSNYQEMGVSQLLSVPYALYSKNTENIDDADADPENEIQNLDITGNTLSITQGNSIIIPTNENVWSSDGSNIFYNQGNVGIGSLTPSGRLEVKGDATGSTDDILFGVINNNGDTVLAVYQGGVRIYVDTITSKATGSKGGFAVGGFNAGKSNSIEYLRVTPDSVRIYVDDNISKATSSKGGFAVGGFNAGKGTITNELLRITKDSARIYVSNETKATGSKGGFAVGGFNAGKSGVTNFLQLTADNYFIGNESGVSITSGIYNSTLGYQSGRFINEGQSNAFIGYQSGYNTTIGSGNLFLGYQTGFSNEDGNYNSFLGYLAGYSNTIGTFNTFLGSFSGFNNIDGYNNTFVGDSTGYNNINGYYNTFLGTGCGNKNISGIMNVFIGNRSGYQNIDGSRNVFIGNYAGNENLSGYKNVFIGHGAGAYQESGSQNVFIGNLAGLLSTETWGNINIGFHSGYNTTTGSSNTFVGALTGYSNTTGFSNTFIGIEAGYSMDTSCCNTFLGDHAGYFVISGESNVFIGANAGYNESQSDIVSSSNIFIGNYSGFNSASGGNNVFIGNEAARANEESWDNVIIGNQSGFSNTTGWSNIMLGYEAGRNNTIGNSNVFIGTHAAYSNIDGYNNIMMGNNAGYLFTTGNENIFIGNNSGNNSNACWGNIFMGFESGINNTTGSSNTFIGTKTGYSSIDGWVNTFIGHKAGYSVDSSSNNVMIGTKTGYWAENSDRNVIVGTFAGYHNSISDSLSSSNVIIGYEAAYNSISGEANIFIGQRAGYSNEDTWNNIFIGNESGYSNTTGIENVYLGSLSGYYAKNSSSSVFIGSSTGYNFNQSDSASSSHVFIGNGAGYNSVGGELNVFIGYNAGYSNEQSFNNVFLGCESGFNNATGNSNVFLGTRSGFGNIDGYNNIMMGSDAGYNSATGNENIFIGNKSGYNSNDCWGNVFMGFESGINNTTGSSNTFIGTKAGYSNVDGWVNTFIGHKAGYTTDSSNYNVMIGRSAGYYIKKCDKNVIIGVNAGFHELQTDVFSESNVIIGHEAGYKSTGGATNVFIGHQAGYFNEQTWSNVFIGNESGYSNTTGSDNVFMGYQSGFANTTGRENVFIGWLAGSSNTTSLGNVFVGATAGESNTTGHSNTFIGLHAGTKNVTGSDNTIIGAWTADGDSVGTGNTILGSMAARDLRGYENTIFGFNAGNDLIEGNRNVFIGYQAGYHEIGSNKLYISNWTADSIQALIYGEFDNDILMFNGNVGIGKYPDKPLDIARNGGIQISLTDSASSTNEIYFVDNGQIRSCDNNHRIIFFRDQDKMEFREYGDIIFSSGSLDGFRTNNMVINSVGDLSINGDAFKPIAGGWESTSDKRIKTDIQDIENASETILKLHPVKFKYSDEWKKLNPTIKDKYYYNFIAQEFKEVFPNSVKGSGKYLKDDKEEILQLDSYNAQIVAIKAIQELIKENKKQKELINNLQQANSEKYNEINELKAKINHIDELSEQINELKQLIDDKFAEGH, from the coding sequence ATGAAAAAATTATTATTTATTGTTATTTCTTTATTAGTAAATATCTGTTTATTTGCTCAGGCTCCCCAATCTTTTAATTATCAGACAATTATTAGAAACAGTTCAGGAGAGATCATAGCAAATCAAAATGTGAGCATGCAGATAAGCATCTTGCTTGGTAGTGCTGATGCAAGTGCTGTTTATACTGAAACACATCTGGACACAACAAATCAATTTGGTTTGATTAACCTTAAAATAGGAGAAGGAACTACAACAAATGACTTTTCTGCAATTGATTGGGCTAATACCCTTACTTTCATAAAAATTGAATTAGATATAAATGGAGGAAGCAATTATCAGGAAATGGGAGTATCGCAATTACTTTCAGTACCTTATGCATTATATTCAAAAAATACTGAAAATATTGATGATGCAGATGCTGATCCTGAAAACGAAATTCAAAATTTGGATATTACAGGGAATACCTTGTCAATTACACAGGGAAACTCAATAATAATTCCAACAAACGAAAATGTATGGAGTTCTGACGGAAGTAATATCTTTTATAATCAGGGAAACGTCGGAATTGGTTCCTTAACACCATCAGGTAGATTAGAAGTAAAAGGAGATGCTACAGGAAGTACTGATGATATATTATTTGGAGTAATAAATAATAATGGTGATACTGTTTTGGCTGTTTATCAGGGAGGAGTGAGAATATATGTTGATACTATTACGTCAAAAGCAACCGGTAGTAAAGGAGGTTTTGCAGTTGGTGGATTTAATGCAGGAAAATCCAATTCAATTGAATATCTTAGAGTTACTCCGGACAGTGTTAGGATATATGTAGATGATAATATATCAAAAGCAACCAGTAGTAAAGGAGGTTTTGCAGTTGGTGGATTTAATGCAGGAAAAGGAACAATAACAAATGAATTATTAAGAATAACAAAAGATAGTGCCCGAATATATGTTAGTAATGAAACGAAAGCTACCGGCAGCAAAGGAGGTTTTGCAGTTGGTGGATTTAATGCAGGAAAATCAGGAGTTACAAATTTTTTACAACTTACAGCCGATAATTATTTTATTGGAAATGAAAGTGGAGTAAGCATAACAAGTGGAATTTATAATTCAACCTTAGGTTACCAAAGTGGTCGTTTTATTAATGAAGGACAAAGTAATGCATTTATAGGTTATCAAAGTGGTTATAATACAACCATTGGGAGTGGTAATCTTTTTCTTGGATATCAAACAGGGTTTAGTAACGAGGATGGAAACTATAATTCATTTCTGGGATATCTCGCTGGTTACTCAAATACAATAGGAACTTTTAATACATTCTTGGGGAGTTTTTCAGGATTCAATAATATTGATGGATACAATAATACTTTTGTCGGTGACTCAACCGGATATAATAATATTAATGGTTATTATAACACCTTTTTAGGAACAGGTTGTGGTAATAAAAACATTTCAGGTATTATGAATGTATTTATTGGTAATCGTTCGGGATATCAAAATATAGATGGAAGTAGAAATGTATTTATTGGAAATTATGCCGGTAATGAAAACTTAAGCGGATATAAAAATGTATTTATTGGACATGGAGCTGGAGCTTATCAGGAATCCGGAAGTCAAAACGTTTTTATTGGAAATTTAGCGGGTTTATTAAGTACTGAAACCTGGGGTAATATTAATATAGGTTTCCATAGTGGCTATAATACTACAACAGGCTCTTCAAATACTTTTGTAGGAGCACTTACAGGATATTCGAACACAACTGGTTTTTCAAATACTTTTATTGGCATTGAAGCAGGATATTCAATGGACACAAGTTGCTGTAATACATTTTTAGGTGATCATGCTGGTTATTTTGTAATAAGTGGAGAAAGCAATGTTTTTATAGGTGCTAATGCCGGTTATAATGAATCTCAATCAGATATAGTAAGTAGTTCAAATATATTTATTGGTAATTATTCAGGTTTTAATAGCGCCAGTGGTGGAAATAATGTCTTTATTGGAAATGAAGCGGCTCGTGCTAATGAAGAATCATGGGACAATGTTATTATTGGAAATCAAAGTGGTTTTAGTAATACAACCGGATGGTCAAATATAATGCTTGGATATGAAGCCGGAAGAAACAACACAATTGGAAATTCAAATGTTTTTATTGGAACCCATGCAGCTTATAGCAATATTGACGGATATAACAATATTATGATGGGTAATAATGCCGGCTATTTATTTACTACAGGGAATGAAAATATTTTCATTGGTAATAATAGTGGTAACAATAGCAATGCTTGTTGGGGTAATATTTTTATGGGATTTGAAAGCGGTATAAATAATACTACGGGAAGCTCCAATACATTTATTGGTACAAAAACAGGTTATTCAAGTATTGATGGATGGGTAAATACTTTCATTGGACATAAAGCAGGTTATTCAGTGGATTCAAGTAGTAATAATGTAATGATTGGTACCAAGACTGGTTATTGGGCAGAGAATAGTGATAGAAATGTGATTGTTGGAACATTTGCAGGTTATCATAATTCAATAAGTGATTCTTTAAGCTCATCCAACGTAATAATTGGTTATGAAGCTGCTTATAATAGCATTAGCGGAGAAGCAAATATTTTTATAGGACAAAGAGCTGGATATTCAAATGAAGACACCTGGAACAATATATTTATTGGAAACGAAAGTGGCTACAGCAATACCACAGGGATAGAAAATGTATATCTTGGAAGCCTTTCAGGTTATTATGCTAAAAACAGCTCGTCAAGTGTATTTATAGGATCCTCAACAGGTTATAATTTCAATCAATCTGATAGTGCTAGTAGTTCACATGTTTTTATTGGAAATGGAGCAGGATATAATAGTGTTGGAGGAGAATTAAACGTATTTATCGGATACAATGCAGGATATTCAAATGAGCAATCGTTTAATAATGTTTTTCTTGGCTGTGAAAGTGGTTTCAATAATGCTACCGGAAATTCAAATGTTTTTTTAGGAACGCGCTCTGGTTTTGGAAATATTGATGGATATAACAATATCATGATGGGAAGTGACGCAGGCTATAATTCTGCAACAGGTAATGAGAATATATTTATTGGTAACAAAAGTGGTTATAATAGTAACGATTGCTGGGGCAATGTATTTATGGGTTTTGAAAGTGGTATAAATAATACAACAGGAAGCTCCAATACATTTATTGGCACTAAAGCAGGTTATTCAAACGTAGATGGTTGGGTAAACACTTTCATTGGTCATAAAGCAGGATATACAACTGATTCAAGCAATTATAATGTAATGATAGGTAGAAGTGCAGGATATTATATTAAAAAATGTGATAAAAATGTAATCATTGGAGTAAATGCCGGTTTCCATGAATTGCAAACTGATGTTTTTAGTGAATCAAATGTAATTATAGGTCATGAAGCTGGTTATAAGAGTACAGGAGGAGCAACAAATGTATTTATAGGTCATCAGGCTGGATATTTTAATGAACAAACTTGGAGTAATGTATTTATTGGTAATGAAAGTGGTTATAGTAACACCACTGGTAGTGATAATGTTTTTATGGGATATCAAAGTGGATTTGCCAATACAACGGGAAGAGAGAATGTTTTTATCGGTTGGCTTGCAGGTTCATCAAATACAACTTCACTTGGAAATGTCTTTGTTGGTGCAACTGCGGGAGAATCAAATACAACCGGTCATAGTAATACATTTATTGGTTTACATGCTGGAACAAAAAATGTTACTGGAAGTGATAATACAATAATTGGTGCATGGACTGCAGATGGTGATTCTGTTGGGACAGGTAATACTATCCTTGGTAGTATGGCAGCAAGAGATTTAAGAGGATATGAGAATACTATTTTCGGATTTAATGCAGGTAATGATTTAATTGAAGGTAATAGAAATGTTTTTATTGGCTATCAGGCAGGATATCATGAAATAGGTTCAAATAAACTTTATATTTCAAATTGGACAGCAGATTCTATTCAGGCATTAATATATGGAGAATTTGATAATGATATTTTAATGTTTAACGGGAATGTCGGCATAGGAAAATATCCTGATAAACCTCTTGATATTGCCAGAAATGGTGGTATACAAATAAGCCTTACTGATTCTGCTTCTTCAACTAACGAGATATATTTTGTTGATAATGGACAAATAAGAAGTTGTGATAATAATCACCGCATTATTTTCTTTAGAGACCAGGATAAAATGGAATTCAGAGAATATGGCGATATAATTTTTTCATCCGGTTCATTAGATGGTTTTAGGACTAATAACATGGTAATCAATAGTGTTGGCGACCTGAGTATAAATGGTGATGCATTTAAACCTATAGCAGGTGGTTGGGAATCAACTTCTGATAAAAGAATTAAAACCGATATTCAAGATATTGAAAATGCTTCTGAAACCATTTTAAAATTACATCCGGTAAAATTTAAATATTCTGATGAATGGAAAAAACTAAATCCAACAATCAAAGATAAATATTATTATAATTTCATTGCTCAGGAATTTAAAGAGGTATTTCCAAACTCTGTAAAAGGCAGTGGAAAATATCTTAAAGATGATAAAGAAGAAATTTTACAATTAGATTCTTATAATGCTCAAATTGTCGCAATTAAAGCTATTCAGGAACTTATTAAAGAAAATAAAAAGCAAAAAGAACTAATTAATAATTTGCAACAGGCAAATTCAGAAAAGTATAATGAAATTAATGAATTAAAAGCTAAAATAAACCATATAGATGAATTATCAGAACAGATTAATGAATTAAAACAATTAATTGATGATAAATTTGCCGAAGGTCATTAA